One stretch of Tepiditoga spiralis DNA includes these proteins:
- a CDS encoding sensor histidine kinase, translating to MKKFLFVLSLIILNILTISKQINIKYFDMKWGDSPYINGEFSYMNSNDNWKKFKYEGNTIEDKKDNFLWLRYKLPDENLEGKSFFFSSIVGYLEIYCNNKLLYRMINLNTLNKNKYYGYPADLIPLKQEYRNKYLYIRMYSDKKDIGFIGEIEIDDTINLYKKEKIKNIDFLFLGVFFTVLGFLILFFSISFKKKERKSIISLAILMLSSGIWNFEHPSIAYMNFLPPNIWAEFFEYAIITLPIGMFMFYEATFEKHYKKLSRSMWNINLMYVCIIGFLDFINKIFIKSTVNILFSTRSLFYILFFIEVFVIIFISFKEIFYGNKEARFYTIGILSVIGSSFYEILGERRMFVFWKRPLMQWGLFVFIILVIKIIFNSREKEKKMIKQYSKELKEKNIQLKDANAIKLNFIAKMSHELKTPLNGVLGFTKMLLDETFGELNEKQKNIIKTIYLSGKQMNTLVNETMIFSRIKRDKITLNKQNIKLHYLVERIIDTHKLNLKKNIEIINSVDKDCLVYGDEIRVYQIINNLIGNAIKFTQSGYVMIESIDKEKYYEINVEDTGIGIPEKEINDIFNEFKQLKNTNTGLGLGLAIVKYLVKMHGGSIRAENTNRGSKFIFTLPKK from the coding sequence ATGAAAAAATTTTTATTTGTTTTATCATTAATAATATTGAATATTTTAACGATTTCAAAACAGATAAATATAAAATATTTTGATATGAAATGGGGAGATTCGCCATATATTAATGGTGAATTTTCTTATATGAATTCTAATGATAATTGGAAAAAATTTAAATACGAAGGGAATACAATAGAAGATAAAAAAGATAATTTTTTGTGGCTTAGATATAAGTTACCGGATGAAAATCTTGAAGGAAAATCATTTTTCTTTTCCTCAATAGTGGGGTACTTGGAAATTTATTGTAATAACAAACTTTTGTATAGAATGATAAATTTAAATACATTAAATAAAAATAAATATTATGGATATCCAGCTGATTTAATACCATTAAAACAAGAGTATAGAAATAAATATTTATATATTAGAATGTATTCTGATAAAAAAGATATAGGATTTATTGGAGAAATAGAAATTGATGATACAATTAATTTATATAAAAAAGAAAAAATAAAAAATATAGATTTTTTATTTTTAGGTGTTTTTTTTACTGTTTTAGGTTTTTTAATATTATTTTTTTCAATATCTTTTAAAAAGAAGGAAAGAAAATCAATAATATCTTTAGCTATATTAATGTTGTCCAGTGGTATATGGAATTTTGAACATCCTTCAATAGCTTATATGAACTTTTTACCTCCAAATATATGGGCAGAATTTTTTGAATATGCAATTATAACGTTACCAATTGGAATGTTTATGTTTTATGAGGCGACATTTGAAAAACATTATAAGAAACTTTCAAGAAGTATGTGGAATATTAATCTTATGTACGTTTGTATAATAGGTTTTTTAGATTTTATAAATAAAATTTTTATAAAAAGTACAGTAAACATACTTTTTTCTACAAGATCTTTATTTTATATTCTTTTTTTTATAGAAGTTTTTGTTATTATTTTTATTTCTTTTAAAGAAATTTTTTATGGGAACAAGGAAGCAAGATTTTACACTATAGGAATTTTATCAGTTATTGGTAGTTCTTTTTATGAAATATTAGGTGAAAGAAGAATGTTTGTTTTTTGGAAGAGACCATTGATGCAATGGGGATTGTTTGTTTTTATAATTTTAGTTATAAAGATAATATTTAATTCACGTGAAAAAGAAAAGAAAATGATAAAGCAATACAGTAAAGAATTAAAGGAGAAGAATATACAATTAAAAGATGCAAATGCAATAAAATTAAATTTTATTGCAAAGATGTCTCATGAATTAAAAACACCTTTAAATGGAGTTTTAGGGTTTACAAAGATGCTTTTAGATGAAACTTTTGGTGAATTAAATGAAAAACAAAAAAATATAATAAAAACAATATATTTGAGTGGAAAACAAATGAATACTTTAGTAAATGAGACAATGATATTTTCAAGAATTAAAAGAGATAAAATAACTTTAAATAAACAAAATATAAAATTACATTATCTTGTTGAAAGAATAATAGATACTCATAAATTGAATTTGAAAAAGAATATTGAGATAATAAATTCTGTAGATAAAGATTGTTTAGTTTATGGTGATGAAATAAGAGTTTATCAAATAATAAATAACTTAATTGGAAATGCTATAAAGTTTACTCAAAGTGGTTATGTGATGATAGAAAGTATTGATAAAGAAAAATATTATGAAATAAATGTAGAAGATACAGGAATAGGTATTCCAGAAAAAGAAATAAATGATATTTTTAATGAATTTAAACAATTAAAAAATACAAATACGGGTCTTGGTTTAGGACTTGCAATAGTAAAGTATTTAGTAAAGATGCATGGTGGAAGTATAAGAGCTGAAAATACTAACAGAGGATCTAAATTTATATTTACGCTTCCTAAAAAATAA
- the pth gene encoding aminoacyl-tRNA hydrolase gives MKKIIIGLGNPGPRYVFTRHNVGFLSIDRFYEINKKFIDFREVSGRTFEGYESSKYLLVKPTTFMNLSGQVFIELSRKYGRINNTDIVLIYDDVSLDFGKIRIRKTGSAGGHNGVKSIIASLGTQEFLRIRVGVDKKPEYMKLSDYVLSQFKNDELSVMNKILDPVSNIIEMLVDNKVDEAMNKYNGEVFL, from the coding sequence ATCCAGGACCACGTTATGTCTTTACAAGACATAACGTGGGCTTTTTATCAATAGATAGATTTTATGAAATCAATAAAAAATTTATTGATTTTAGAGAAGTTTCTGGAAGAACATTTGAAGGATATGAAAGTTCAAAATATCTTCTTGTAAAGCCGACGACTTTTATGAATTTAAGTGGTCAAGTTTTTATTGAACTTTCAAGAAAGTATGGGCGTATAAATAATACAGATATAGTACTGATTTATGATGATGTTTCACTTGATTTTGGAAAGATAAGGATAAGAAAAACAGGATCAGCTGGGGGTCATAATGGAGTTAAATCAATAATTGCTTCACTTGGAACTCAAGAATTTTTAAGAATAAGAGTTGGTGTTGATAAAAAACCAGAGTATATGAAACTATCTGATTATGTTTTATCTCAGTTTAAAAATGATGAATTATCGGTTATGAATAAAATTTTAGATCCAGTTTCTAATATAATAGAAATGTTAGTTGATAATAAAGTTGATGAAGCAATGAATAAATACAATGGAGAAGTATTTTTATAA